In Acetivibrio cellulolyticus CD2, the sequence CCTGAAAAGCTTTTTGAGGGAATTTCAGATAAAGTTGAAGAGATTGCTGTAAATGATGTAACGTCAATAACAGCTAAAGGTACAACAGAAACCAAAACGGTTGAAGATGTAAACTTTACACCTTCAGAAGAGAAGAAGGATGATAAAGTCGCAAAAACTTCCGAAGAATCAGGTAAACCTCAAGAAAAGGAAGCAGATACATCAAGTGACCAGAAAGCAGAAAGAATCGAACTCAGAAAGGCTGAAACAGACAATACAATTGAGTTGAACACTGAAGATGCCAACAATACTCAATTCGGTAATGTTTTGAACAATCAGCAAATAAAAACGAATGGAGCAAGCGAGGTATCCAAATTACAAAATGAAGTTGCTGTATCAAAGAAGGAAATAGTAAGCCAGATTGTCGAAAAGGCGAAAGTCATTTTGACTGATGAAAAGAGTGAAATGGTAATTGACTTAAAGCCGGATCATCTTGGGAAACTTTCACTTAAGGTTGTTACAGAAAGAGGTGCAGTAGTTGCAAAGTTTGTCGCCGAAAGCGAACAGGTTAAAGCAGCTATTGAATCAAATATGGACAATCTAAAGGAATCACTTACCAAACAGGGGTTCTCAATTCAGGGTTTCAGTGTATCGGTTGGTCAGGATTCAAAAAAAGGTTTTGCTGAAGGTTATGAGTTTTCAAAAAACAGTAACAGAGCAGGTAAAGGTGAGAAGGTAGCTGCAACTGGAATGGTCGGGGTTTCCGCTATTGAGGAAAATCAGCAAAAACTGAACCCTTATATGTTAAACAACAGTAGTATTGACTTAACTGCGTAAGAGTGTAAAAGTATCCTAAAGAATGGAGGTTGAAGAATTTTGAGTGTAAGTTCAGTAAGTAATCAAAAGACAATTCAGCAAATAATTGATGATACTTCAGCTACAAAAGCTTCAGAACGAAATACAGGTGAGCTTGGAAAAGATGAATTTATAAATCTTTTAGTTACACAGCTCCAATATCAGGATCCGCTTAACCCTCAGGATGATACACAATTTATCGCGCAAATGGCACAGTTCAGTGCGCTTGAACAGATGCAGAATTTGAATACCAGTTACTCTGCAACTCAAGCCTTCGGCATGATTGGAAAAACTGTTACTGCAAATCTTAAAGATGGTGATTCAAGTAAGACAAATACCATAACCGGCGAAGTTACCAGCGTTAAAATGCAGAGCGGTAAAGCTTACGTAATTGTAAACGGTAACGATATACCTGTTGAAAATGTGCAGGAGGTTAAGGACGGCAGTCAGCTTAATGTTACAAATCTATCAGAGTATACAGGGCTTATTGGGTATGAATGCGGTGGCTATGTTTATGATTCGGATTCCGGATCAATTGTCGGAGTTAAAGGTGTTGTAAAAGAGATTAACAAAGGTGCATATGAAAACTATGCTGTAATGGATGGAGTAACTGTTAATGTAGCTGCTGTTGACAGCGGATCTGCTACTGTAAATTCCAAGTACAAAGAAGAATATCTTAAAAATAGTAAAGGCCAGGAAGTATCATTGATAATATCTGATGATTCAGGAAAACAGGCTTCCGTGAAAGCAGTTCTTAATGATTACAGCGTGTCCTCTGATGGCAGAATAAAGGCAGTACTTGATGGTTTAAATGTTTCGGTTGACGGTATTACAAACATAAAGCCAGCAAAGACTGAAAGCGATGATACGAGCAGCAGTGAAACGCGAGATGCAGATAATAGCGAAACTGTATAGATTAAGGCGGTGATGCTATGATAATTAATAACAACATGTACAATCACCTGAATAAAGTTTCGGGGGGCGGGCTCAACAATCCCACAGTCAATAAACCGAAAGAAAATGCTCAAAGTAGCTTTGATGAGATTTTAAAGGGAAAGATAAATGAAACTTCGGATATCAAATTTTCAAAGCATGCTCAGATGAGACTTGAGACAAGAAATATCAAGATTTCCGATGCTCAAAAGCAGAAGATCTCAAAAGCTTTGGACAAAGCTGAGGAGAAGGGTGTAAAAGACTCTTTGGTAATGGTTGATGATATAGCCCTGGTAGTGAACGTAAAGAACAGGACAGTAATAACTGCAGTAAATAGTAATGAGCTTAAGGAAAATGTATTTACCAATATTGATGGTGCTGTATTTACTTAGTACTTTGTGGTTTGAGTAAACAAATTAAGTAAACAAGCCGATATAAATAATGATAAAGCAGTTTTGTAGCCGGACCCTTTCGGGAGGCTACCTATTCCGGACTGACAGAAGGAATAGAGGGACTCAAAGGAGGTCGATAGATTTATGATGAGATCAATGTTTTCAGGTGTTTCTGGTTTGCGTGCACACCAGACCAAGATGGACGTAATCGGTAACAACGTTGCCAACGTAAATACTGTTGCATACAAGTCTGGAAGAGTGACTTTCCAGGAAGTGTTCAGTCAAACTATAAAAGGCGCGGGTGCACCCGATACTGCTACAGGCCGCGGAGGAACAAACCCGATGCAGGTAGGTTTGGGTATTGGTGTTAGCTCTGTTGATACAATTACAACGAGAGGTAGCTTGCAAAGAACCGACAATCCTACTGATTTGGCTATTGAAGGCGATGGTTTTTTCATTGTAAAGGGCGGAAGTGCTGATACATATCGTTTTACAAGAGCCGGCAATTTTGGCATTGATAAGACAGGAAACCTGGTAACAGGAAGCGGAATGAATGTTTACGGATGGCAGGCTTATACCAGAGAAACCGATGGAACATATAATTATGACACCGAAAATCCTATTGAGCCTATAAACCTTTATTCGGATATTCCAAACAAAAATAAGAGAATGATAGCTGCAAAGGCTACTACTTCGTCTGTTTTTGCCGGTAACCTTGATGCTTCATACGAATCATTAGGAAGCGGAGCTTCAGCAGGAAATGTACAGTTTAGTGTTCCAATGACGGTTTATGACTCTTTGGGTAATTCTTACAGTATAAATGTAGATTTGTGGAAAATATCCGTTGGCAGCAGCGGTAGTGAATGGAATTGGGCTATTGACACAGGTTCGGGATCAACAGCATCATCTGCCAGCGGAACAATTTCGTTTGACAGTGAAGGTCAGATAATAGCTTCAGGGACCTCCGTAAATCCTGCTATATCCATAATTCCGCCAGAAAGTGTAGGCTCAGAGCCGATAGATGTATTATTTGATTTCTCAAAACTTACAATGTATTCCGCTGACAGTTCGGCAAAACCTACAAGTGTTGACGGTTATTCCACAGGAACGCTTGTAAGTTTTAGCATAGGTTCGGATGGAATAATAACGGGTATATACAGCAATGGACAGCAGCAGCCTTTAGGATTAATTGCACTGGCAAGTTTTGAAAACCCTGCAGGTCTCCAGAAGTCAGGTAATAATATGTTTATACCTACAACGAACTCAGGCGATTTCAAGAAAGGTGTAAAGGCAGGGTCTGAAGGAGTTGGAACCTTAAATCCAGGTACACTTGAAATGTCAAATGTTGACCTATCTACTGAATTTACTGATATGATAGTGACCCAGAGAGGTTTCCAGGCAAATAGCAGAATAATTACAACATCTGATGAAATGCTGCAGGAATTGGTTAACTTAAAGAGATAATTAAGGAATAGTGCCCCGCAACGTAATTTTTTCTAAGTTATGTGCGGAGCACAAAAAGAGGAAGTTCATTTT encodes:
- a CDS encoding TIGR02530 family flagellar biosynthesis protein, with the translated sequence MIINNNMYNHLNKVSGGGLNNPTVNKPKENAQSSFDEILKGKINETSDIKFSKHAQMRLETRNIKISDAQKQKISKALDKAEEKGVKDSLVMVDDIALVVNVKNRTVITAVNSNELKENVFTNIDGAVFT
- a CDS encoding flagellar hook capping FlgD N-terminal domain-containing protein; its protein translation is MSVSSVSNQKTIQQIIDDTSATKASERNTGELGKDEFINLLVTQLQYQDPLNPQDDTQFIAQMAQFSALEQMQNLNTSYSATQAFGMIGKTVTANLKDGDSSKTNTITGEVTSVKMQSGKAYVIVNGNDIPVENVQEVKDGSQLNVTNLSEYTGLIGYECGGYVYDSDSGSIVGVKGVVKEINKGAYENYAVMDGVTVNVAAVDSGSATVNSKYKEEYLKNSKGQEVSLIISDDSGKQASVKAVLNDYSVSSDGRIKAVLDGLNVSVDGITNIKPAKTESDDTSSSETRDADNSETV
- a CDS encoding flagellar hook-length control protein FliK is translated as MVTKSFIVDFLGKSASPLTEIKKKESINSASYPNFIDTLNSTVEKNFVSKSDPSVQRNTGISSDKKIDKRSTKGNEVNAKADASESNSKIKSYKDAVKENEQVSARKEVKSSDGKSADNNEHVAKKGEKKTETVEQTVIEESLAQILNISVEELKKVMSALNISSEELVDESKTAEIAGKISDLFGLSSDQKATLIKIAEFTVNESKSMVNEMKTQDNEQVKDSNKEGWVKLEGVDVEVVETDKKVQLNDVEALGNKLKKVLNELENKLQNEPEKLFEGISDKVEEIAVNDVTSITAKGTTETKTVEDVNFTPSEEKKDDKVAKTSEESGKPQEKEADTSSDQKAERIELRKAETDNTIELNTEDANNTQFGNVLNNQQIKTNGASEVSKLQNEVAVSKKEIVSQIVEKAKVILTDEKSEMVIDLKPDHLGKLSLKVVTERGAVVAKFVAESEQVKAAIESNMDNLKESLTKQGFSIQGFSVSVGQDSKKGFAEGYEFSKNSNRAGKGEKVAATGMVGVSAIEENQQKLNPYMLNNSSIDLTA
- a CDS encoding flagellar hook protein FlgE; amino-acid sequence: MMRSMFSGVSGLRAHQTKMDVIGNNVANVNTVAYKSGRVTFQEVFSQTIKGAGAPDTATGRGGTNPMQVGLGIGVSSVDTITTRGSLQRTDNPTDLAIEGDGFFIVKGGSADTYRFTRAGNFGIDKTGNLVTGSGMNVYGWQAYTRETDGTYNYDTENPIEPINLYSDIPNKNKRMIAAKATTSSVFAGNLDASYESLGSGASAGNVQFSVPMTVYDSLGNSYSINVDLWKISVGSSGSEWNWAIDTGSGSTASSASGTISFDSEGQIIASGTSVNPAISIIPPESVGSEPIDVLFDFSKLTMYSADSSAKPTSVDGYSTGTLVSFSIGSDGIITGIYSNGQQQPLGLIALASFENPAGLQKSGNNMFIPTTNSGDFKKGVKAGSEGVGTLNPGTLEMSNVDLSTEFTDMIVTQRGFQANSRIITTSDEMLQELVNLKR